Proteins from a single region of Bos javanicus breed banteng chromosome 7, ARS-OSU_banteng_1.0, whole genome shotgun sequence:
- the WIZ gene encoding protein Wiz isoform X4 yields MDGPLAGGLAAPDRPRGPERLPGPAPREDIEGGAEVAEGEGCIFRSTHYLPVTKEGPRDILDGRGGISDGQPHPGLSEALPRATSATHRISSCCWDGGSLDFQPGSPSPHPLGHYPGPLDGRGPWEHPLIQEAGEDLASEQRFEDSVIMRTVKPHAELEGSRRFLYHHQGESKVFEKVPRGRPRFDWLQDADEVVPLQDAGLDMDLPPQPSPLTSFRTVLMPVDDTMKTLDGPVVGTREHLAGLEGLTQPSEWSLPRSASEVATQTWTVNSEASVERLQPLLSSIRTRPYLCELLEEVAEGADSPDEDEDEEPAVFPCIECSIYFKQKEHLLEHMSQHRRAPGQEPPAELAPLACGECGWAFADPGALERHRQLHQASREKIIEEIQKLKQVPGDAGREARLQCPRCVFGTNSSKAFVQHAKLHAQEPRGPAAQEPFGGSSGAGSPGPDATSLAYQPYEDPSGLSACVFCGFPAPSESLLREHVRLVHAHPHWEEEDGEAFEEEGPASRPGTSQDAYTRFSEAADYFGKAEPLLAPTWQENPAGYDPSLAFGPGCQQLGTRDFPLSKPLPQCSSQRPLGRPAFPSPLASAAYSLQASRSKSVVQPQGLPGHLEDQRHPWSEEEDEEEEEEEELLLASEMDFPPENRVFAPPASPGLIPQSALELKRTFREALQTAVASRAQQQQLCGMVPVVLVAKLGPRVMAAAARAPPRLQPEELGLGGAHPLDFLLLDTPLGGPLGLDPFLDGDPGVTLKPEERKCPYCPDRFHNGIGLANHVRGHLNRVGVSYNVRHFISAEEVKAIERRFSFQKKKKKVANFDPGTFSLMRCDFCGAGFDTRAGLSSHARAHLRDFGITNWELTVSPINILQELLATSAAERPPSPLCREAGVPPSGFLTSRRPRLPLTVPFPPTWAEDPGPAYGDAQSLTTCEVCGACFETRKGLSSHARSHLRQLGVAESESSGAPIDLLYELVKQKGLPDTPLGLPPSLTKKSNSPKEIVAGAPRPGLLALAKPLDAPAVNKAIKSPPGFSAKGLAHPPNSPLLKKASLALAGSPTHKNPEDKSPQLSLSPRPASPKAQWPQSEDEGPLNLTSGPEPARDIRCEFCGEFFENRKGLSSHARSHLRQMGVTEWYVNGSPIDTLREILKRRTQSRPGGPPNPSGPSPKALAKVVSSGGPGSSLEARSPADLHLSPLAKKLPPPPGSPLGHSPTVSPPPTARKMFPGLSSPSLPKKLKPEQMRVEIKREMLPGALHGEPHPSEGPWVAPREDMTPLNLSSRAEPVRDIRCEFCGEFFENRKGLSSHARSHLRQMGVTEWSVNGSPIDTLREILKKKSKPCLIKKEPPAGDLAPALTEDGPPTVAPGPMQAPLPLAPMAGRPGKPGAGPAQIPRELTLAPITGTKHSATGYLGSVAAKRPLQEDRLLPAEVKAKTYIQTELPFKAKTLHEKTSHSSTEACCELCGLYFENRKALASHARAHLRQFGVTEWCVNGSPIETLSEWIKHRPQKAGAYRSYIQSGRPFTKKFRSAGHGRDGDKRPPLGLAPGGLAVVGRGAGGEPGPEAGRAADSGERPLAASPPGTVKAEEHQRQNINKFERRQARPPDASAARGSEEANDLHQKLEEVRQPPPRVRPVPALVPRPPQTSLVKFVGNIYTLKCRFCEVEFQGPLSIQEEWVRHLQRHILEMNFSKADPPPEEPQAPQAQTAAAEAP; encoded by the exons ATGGATGGGCCCCTGGCAGGCGGCCTGGCCGCCCCAGATCGTCCTCGAGGTCCTGAGAGACTGCCTGGCCCAGCGCCGAGAGAGGACATCGAAGGTGGGGCCGAGGTTGCTGAGGGGGAAGGTTGCATCTTCCGGTCTACCCATTACCTGCCTGTCACCAAGGAGGGCCCTCGAGACATTCTGGATGGCAGAGGTGGCATTTCTG ATGGGCAGCCCCACCCTGGCCTCAGCGAAGCCCTTCCCCGTGCCACCTCCGCCACCCATCGGATCAGCAGCTG CTGCTGGGATGGAGGCAGCCTGGACTtccaaccaggctccccctcaccccatcccctgGGCCACTACCCAGGCCCCCTGGATGGCCGGGGGCCTTGGGAGCACCCCCTGATTCAGGAGGCTGGGGAGGACCTCGCATCTGAGCAGAGGTTTGAGGACTCCGTCATCATGAGAACCGTGAAGCCCCATGCTGAGCTGGAGGGCTCCAGAAGGTTCTTGTACCACCACCAAGGGGAATCAAAGGTATTTGAGAAGGTCCCCCGGGGCCGCCCCAGGTTCGACTGGCTGCAAGACGCAGATGAGGTGGTCCCGCTCCAGGATGCGGGGCTGGACATGGACTTGCCTCCCCAGCCATCACCCCTTACCTCCTTCAGGACAGTGCTCATGCCCGTAGATGATACCATGAAGACGTTGGATGGGCCGGTGGTGGGCACCAGAGAGCACCTGGCAGGCCTGGAGGGCCTGACCCAGCCGTCCGAGTGGAGCCTGCCCCGGTCCGCCTCAGAGGTGGCCACGCAGACCTGGACGGTGAACTCAGAGGCATCTGTGGAGCGGCTGCAGCCATTGCTGTCCTCCATCCGGACGAGGCCCTACTTGTGTgagctcctggaggaggtggccgaGGGGGCAGACAGCCCCGACGAGGACGAAGACGAGGAGCCAGCTGTGTTCCCATGCATCGAGTGCAGCATCTACTTCAAGCAAAAGGAGCACCTCCTGGAGCACATGAGCCAGCACCGCCGAGCCCCGGGCCAGGAGCCACCGGCTGAGCTGGCCCCGCTGGCCTGTGGCGAGTGTGGCTGGGCCTTTGCTGACCCCGGTGCCCTCGAGCGGCACCGCCAGCTGCACCAGGCCTCCCGGGAAAAGATCATTGAGGAGATTCAGAAGCTAAAGCAGGTCCCAGGTGACGCGGGCCGGGAGGCACGGCTGCAGTGCCCCAGATGCGTCTTTGGCACCAATTCCTCCAAGGCCTTCGTGCAGCATGCCAAGCTGCACGCACAGGAGCCACGGGGCCCAGCGGCCCAGGAGCCCTTCGGGGGCAGCAGCGGGGCGGGTAGCCCAGGCCCCGACGCCACCTCCCTTGCCTACCAGCCCTATGAGGACCCCTCGGGCCTCAGTGCCTGTGTTTTCTGTGGCTTCCCTGCGCCCAGTGAGAGCCTGCTCAGGGAGCATGTGAGGCTGGTGCACGCCCATCCCCactgggaggaggaggatggtGAGGCTTTTGAGGAGGAGGGCCCTGCCAGCCGGCCGGGCACCAGCCAGGACGCCTACACCCGATTCTCTGAGGCCGCCGACTACTTTGGCAAAGCTGAGCCGCTCTTGGCCCCCACGTGGCAGGAGAATCCGGCTGGATACGACCCCAGCCTGGCCTTTGGCCCAGGCTGCCAGCAGCTGGGCACGAGGGATTTCCCACTGTCAAAGCCACTCCCACAATGCTCGAGCCAGAGGCCCCTGGGAAGGCCAGCCTTCCCCTCGCCACTAGCATCCGCTGCCTACTCCTTACAGGCAAGCAGAAGCAAGAGTGTTGTCCAACCTCAGGGGCTCCCAGGCCACCTGGAGGACCAGAGGCACCCATGGAGTGaagaggaagatgaggaggaggaggaggaggaagaattaCTGCTGGCCTCAGAAATGGACTTTCCCCCTGAAAACAGGGTCTTTGCGCCGCCAGCCAGCCCCGGCCTCATCCCACAGTCAGCCCTGGAGCTGAAGCGGACATTCCGAGAAGCCCTGCAGACGGCGGTGGCCTCGCgggcacagcagcagcagctctgtgggATGGTGCCTGTAGTGCTGGTGGCGAAACTCGGGCCGCGAGTCATGGCTGCGGCGGCCAGGGCCCCCCCAAGGCTGCAGCCtgaggagctggggctggggggcgcCCACCCCCTGGACTTCCTGCTCCTGGACACGCCACTGGGCGGCCCTCTGGGGCTGGACCCATTCCTGGATGGGGACCCAGGGGTGACACTGAAGCCTGAGGAGCGGAAATGCCCCTATTGCCCTGACCGCTTCCACAATGGCATCGGCTTGGCCAACCACGTGCGGGGCCACCTGAACCGCGTGGGTGTCAGCTACAATGTGCGGCATTTCATCTCTGCTGAGGAGGTAAAGGCCATCGAGCGCAGGTTCTCCttccaaaagaagaagaaaaaag tgGCTAACTTTGACCCGGGCACCTTCAGCCTGATGCGCTGTGACTTCTGCGGGGCCGGCTTTGACACTCGGGCTGGCCTCTCCAGCCACGCCCGGGCCCACCTGCGTGActttggcatcaccaactgggaGCTCACTGTCTCACCCATCAACATCCTGCAAGAGCTGCTGGCCACCTCGGCTGCTGAGCGGCCCCCCAGCCCGCTGTGTCGTGAAGCTGGGGTGCCGCCTAGTGGCTTCCTGACCTCCCGCCGGCCCCGTTTACCTCTTACAGTGCCCTTCCCACCCACCTGGGCTGAGGACCCTGGGCCAGCCTACGGAGATG CCCAGAGCCTGACCACCTGCGAGGTCTGCGGTGCCTGCTTTGAGACACGCAAGGGCCTGTCCAGCCATGCGCGCTCCCACCTGCGGCAGCTGGGGGTGGCCGAGTCGGAGAGCAGCGGTGCCCCCATTGACCTCCTCTACGAGCTTGTGAAGCAGAAGGGCCTGCCTGACACACCCCTCGGGCTGCCCCCAAGCCTGACGAAGAAGTCCAACTCGCCGAAGGAGATAGTCGCTGGAGCCCCACGACCTGGTCTGCTCGCCCTGGCCAAGCCCCTCGATGCCCCTGCTGTCAACAAGGCCATCAAGTCGCCTCCCGGCTTCTCAGCTAAGGGCCTGGCCCACCCGCCCAACTCCCCACTCCTCAAGAAGGCATCGCTGGCCCTGGCGGGCTCCCCTACCCATAAGAATCCTGAGGACAAGAGCCCCCAGCTGTCTCTGAGCCCCCGGCCAGCCTCTCCAAAGGCCCAGTGGCCCCAGTCTGAAGACGAGGGGCCCCTGAACCTCA CCTCGGGCCCGGAGCCGGCACGCGACATCCGCTGTGAGTTCTGCGGAGAGTTCTTCGAGAACCGCAAGGGCCTGTCGAGCCATGCCCGCTCGCACCTGCGTCAGATGGGCGTAACCGAGTGGTACGTCAACGGTTCACCCATCGACACGCTGCGGGAGATCCTCAAGAGACGGACCCAGTCCCGGCCTGGCGGACCCCCCAACCCATCAGGGCCTAGCCCCAAAGCTCTGGCCAAGGTGGTGAGCAGCGGAGGTCCTGGCAGCTCACTGGAAGCCCGCAGTCCCGCGGACCTTCACCTCTCACCCCTGGCCAAGAAGTTGCCACCGCCACCAGGCAGCCCCCTGGGCCACTCACCAActgtctctcctcctcccacGGCCCGGAAGATGTTCCCAGGCCTCTCCTCACCCTCCCTGCCCAAGAAGCTGAAGCCTGAACAAATGAGGGTTGAGATCAAGCGGGAGATGCTGCCGGGGGCCCTTCATGGGGAACCGCACCCATCCGAGGGTCCCTGGGTGGCACCTCGGGAAGACATGACCCCCTTGAACCTGT CATCCCGGGCAGAGCCGGTGCGTGACATCCGCTGTGAGTTCTGCGGCGAGTTCTTCGAGAACCGAAAGGGCCTGTCAAGCCACGCACGCTCACACCTGCGGCAGATGGGCGTGACCGAGTGGTCTGTCAACGGCTCACCCATCGACACGCTGCGGGAGATCCTCAAGAAGAAATCCAAGCCATGCCTCATAAAGAAGGAGCCGCCGGCTGGAGACCTGGCCCCTGCCTTGACCGAGGACGGGCCTCCCACAGTGGCCCCTGGGCCCATGCAGGCCCCCTTGCCCCTGGCGCCAATGGCTGGCCGGCCAGGCAAACCCGGAGCTGGGCCAGCCCAGATTCCCCGTGAGCTCACCCTGGCACCCATCACTGGCACCAAGCATTCAGCTACCGGCTACCTGGGCTCTGTGGCAGCCAAGCGGCCCCTGCAGGAGGACCGCCTCCTCCCAGCAGAGGTCAAGGCCAAGACCTACATCCAGACTGAACTGCCCTTCAAGGCAAAGACCCTCCATGAGAAGACCTCCCACTCCT CCACTGAGGCCTGCTGTGAGCTGTGTGGCCTTTACTTCGAAAACCGCAAGGCTCTGGCCAGTCACGCCCGGGCGCACCTGCGGCAGTTCGGCGTGACCGAGTGGTGCGTGAACGGCTCACCCATCGAGACACTGAGTGAGTGGATCAAGCACCGGCCCCAGAAGGCGGGCGCCTACCGGAGCTACATCCAGAGCGGCCGTCCCTTCACCAAGAAGTTTCGCAGTGCCGGCCACGGCCGCGATGGCGACAAGCGGCCGCCCCTGGGGCTGGCCCCTGGGGGCCTGGCTGTGGTGGGCCGCGGTGCTGGGGGTGAACCAGGGCCCGAGGCTGGCCGGGCAGCCGACAGTGGTGAGCGGCCTCTGGCGGCCAGCCCGCCAGGCACTGTGAAGGCCGAGGAGCACCAGCGTCAGAACATCAACA AATTTGAGCGCCGACAAGCCCGCCCTCCAGATGCCTCTGCGGCCCGGGGCAGTGAGGAGGCCAATGACCTGcaccagaagctggaggaggtgCGGCAACCTCCGCCCCGGGTCAGGCCAGTCCCCGCCCTGGTGCCCCGGCCCCCCCAGACATCACTGGTCAAGTTCGTGGGCAACATCTACACCCTCAAGTGCAG GTTCTGTGAGGTGGAATTCCAGGGGCCCCTCTCCATCCAGGAGGAGTGGGTGCGGCACTTACAGCGGCACATCCTAGAGATGAATTTCTCCAAAGCGGACCCCCCGCCGGAGGAGCCTCAGGCCCCACAGGCACAGACAGCGGCAGCAGAGGCACCCTAA
- the WIZ gene encoding protein Wiz isoform X8, which translates to MDGPLAGGLAAPDRPRGPERLPGPAPREDIEGGAEVAEGEGCIFRSTHYLPVTKEGPRDILDGRGGISVANFDPGTFSLMRCDFCGAGFDTRAGLSSHARAHLRDFGITNWELTVSPINILQELLATSAAERPPSPLCREAGVPPSGFLTSRRPRLPLTVPFPPTWAEDPGPAYGDAQSLTTCEVCGACFETRKGLSSHARSHLRQLGVAESESSGAPIDLLYELVKQKGLPDTPLGLPPSLTKKSNSPKEIVAGAPRPGLLALAKPLDAPAVNKAIKSPPGFSAKGLAHPPNSPLLKKASLALAGSPTHKNPEDKSPQLSLSPRPASPKAQWPQSEDEGPLNLTSGPEPARDIRCEFCGEFFENRKGLSSHARSHLRQMGVTEWYVNGSPIDTLREILKRRTQSRPGGPPNPSGPSPKALAKVVSSGGPGSSLEARSPADLHLSPLAKKLPPPPGSPLGHSPTVSPPPTARKMFPGLSSPSLPKKLKPEQMRVEIKREMLPGALHGEPHPSEGPWVAPREDMTPLNLSSRAEPVRDIRCEFCGEFFENRKGLSSHARSHLRQMGVTEWSVNGSPIDTLREILKKKSKPCLIKKEPPAGDLAPALTEDGPPTVAPGPMQAPLPLAPMAGRPGKPGAGPAQIPRELTLAPITGTKHSATGYLGSVAAKRPLQEDRLLPAEVKAKTYIQTELPFKAKTLHEKTSHSSTEACCELCGLYFENRKALASHARAHLRQFGVTEWCVNGSPIETLSEWIKHRPQKAGAYRSYIQSGRPFTKKFRSAGHGRDGDKRPPLGLAPGGLAVVGRGAGGEPGPEAGRAADSGERPLAASPPGTVKAEEHQRQNINKFERRQARPPDASAARGSEEANDLHQKLEEVRQPPPRVRPVPALVPRPPQTSLVKFVGNIYTLKCRFCEVEFQGPLSIQEEWVRHLQRHILEMNFSKADPPPEEPQAPQAQTAAAEAP; encoded by the exons ATGGATGGGCCCCTGGCAGGCGGCCTGGCCGCCCCAGATCGTCCTCGAGGTCCTGAGAGACTGCCTGGCCCAGCGCCGAGAGAGGACATCGAAGGTGGGGCCGAGGTTGCTGAGGGGGAAGGTTGCATCTTCCGGTCTACCCATTACCTGCCTGTCACCAAGGAGGGCCCTCGAGACATTCTGGATGGCAGAGGTGGCATTTCTG tgGCTAACTTTGACCCGGGCACCTTCAGCCTGATGCGCTGTGACTTCTGCGGGGCCGGCTTTGACACTCGGGCTGGCCTCTCCAGCCACGCCCGGGCCCACCTGCGTGActttggcatcaccaactgggaGCTCACTGTCTCACCCATCAACATCCTGCAAGAGCTGCTGGCCACCTCGGCTGCTGAGCGGCCCCCCAGCCCGCTGTGTCGTGAAGCTGGGGTGCCGCCTAGTGGCTTCCTGACCTCCCGCCGGCCCCGTTTACCTCTTACAGTGCCCTTCCCACCCACCTGGGCTGAGGACCCTGGGCCAGCCTACGGAGATG CCCAGAGCCTGACCACCTGCGAGGTCTGCGGTGCCTGCTTTGAGACACGCAAGGGCCTGTCCAGCCATGCGCGCTCCCACCTGCGGCAGCTGGGGGTGGCCGAGTCGGAGAGCAGCGGTGCCCCCATTGACCTCCTCTACGAGCTTGTGAAGCAGAAGGGCCTGCCTGACACACCCCTCGGGCTGCCCCCAAGCCTGACGAAGAAGTCCAACTCGCCGAAGGAGATAGTCGCTGGAGCCCCACGACCTGGTCTGCTCGCCCTGGCCAAGCCCCTCGATGCCCCTGCTGTCAACAAGGCCATCAAGTCGCCTCCCGGCTTCTCAGCTAAGGGCCTGGCCCACCCGCCCAACTCCCCACTCCTCAAGAAGGCATCGCTGGCCCTGGCGGGCTCCCCTACCCATAAGAATCCTGAGGACAAGAGCCCCCAGCTGTCTCTGAGCCCCCGGCCAGCCTCTCCAAAGGCCCAGTGGCCCCAGTCTGAAGACGAGGGGCCCCTGAACCTCA CCTCGGGCCCGGAGCCGGCACGCGACATCCGCTGTGAGTTCTGCGGAGAGTTCTTCGAGAACCGCAAGGGCCTGTCGAGCCATGCCCGCTCGCACCTGCGTCAGATGGGCGTAACCGAGTGGTACGTCAACGGTTCACCCATCGACACGCTGCGGGAGATCCTCAAGAGACGGACCCAGTCCCGGCCTGGCGGACCCCCCAACCCATCAGGGCCTAGCCCCAAAGCTCTGGCCAAGGTGGTGAGCAGCGGAGGTCCTGGCAGCTCACTGGAAGCCCGCAGTCCCGCGGACCTTCACCTCTCACCCCTGGCCAAGAAGTTGCCACCGCCACCAGGCAGCCCCCTGGGCCACTCACCAActgtctctcctcctcccacGGCCCGGAAGATGTTCCCAGGCCTCTCCTCACCCTCCCTGCCCAAGAAGCTGAAGCCTGAACAAATGAGGGTTGAGATCAAGCGGGAGATGCTGCCGGGGGCCCTTCATGGGGAACCGCACCCATCCGAGGGTCCCTGGGTGGCACCTCGGGAAGACATGACCCCCTTGAACCTGT CATCCCGGGCAGAGCCGGTGCGTGACATCCGCTGTGAGTTCTGCGGCGAGTTCTTCGAGAACCGAAAGGGCCTGTCAAGCCACGCACGCTCACACCTGCGGCAGATGGGCGTGACCGAGTGGTCTGTCAACGGCTCACCCATCGACACGCTGCGGGAGATCCTCAAGAAGAAATCCAAGCCATGCCTCATAAAGAAGGAGCCGCCGGCTGGAGACCTGGCCCCTGCCTTGACCGAGGACGGGCCTCCCACAGTGGCCCCTGGGCCCATGCAGGCCCCCTTGCCCCTGGCGCCAATGGCTGGCCGGCCAGGCAAACCCGGAGCTGGGCCAGCCCAGATTCCCCGTGAGCTCACCCTGGCACCCATCACTGGCACCAAGCATTCAGCTACCGGCTACCTGGGCTCTGTGGCAGCCAAGCGGCCCCTGCAGGAGGACCGCCTCCTCCCAGCAGAGGTCAAGGCCAAGACCTACATCCAGACTGAACTGCCCTTCAAGGCAAAGACCCTCCATGAGAAGACCTCCCACTCCT CCACTGAGGCCTGCTGTGAGCTGTGTGGCCTTTACTTCGAAAACCGCAAGGCTCTGGCCAGTCACGCCCGGGCGCACCTGCGGCAGTTCGGCGTGACCGAGTGGTGCGTGAACGGCTCACCCATCGAGACACTGAGTGAGTGGATCAAGCACCGGCCCCAGAAGGCGGGCGCCTACCGGAGCTACATCCAGAGCGGCCGTCCCTTCACCAAGAAGTTTCGCAGTGCCGGCCACGGCCGCGATGGCGACAAGCGGCCGCCCCTGGGGCTGGCCCCTGGGGGCCTGGCTGTGGTGGGCCGCGGTGCTGGGGGTGAACCAGGGCCCGAGGCTGGCCGGGCAGCCGACAGTGGTGAGCGGCCTCTGGCGGCCAGCCCGCCAGGCACTGTGAAGGCCGAGGAGCACCAGCGTCAGAACATCAACA AATTTGAGCGCCGACAAGCCCGCCCTCCAGATGCCTCTGCGGCCCGGGGCAGTGAGGAGGCCAATGACCTGcaccagaagctggaggaggtgCGGCAACCTCCGCCCCGGGTCAGGCCAGTCCCCGCCCTGGTGCCCCGGCCCCCCCAGACATCACTGGTCAAGTTCGTGGGCAACATCTACACCCTCAAGTGCAG GTTCTGTGAGGTGGAATTCCAGGGGCCCCTCTCCATCCAGGAGGAGTGGGTGCGGCACTTACAGCGGCACATCCTAGAGATGAATTTCTCCAAAGCGGACCCCCCGCCGGAGGAGCCTCAGGCCCCACAGGCACAGACAGCGGCAGCAGAGGCACCCTAA